One Thioclava sp. ES.031 genomic window, ACCGCCGAATTCGGGCATGATCACCGTGGTCCCCCGCGGCTGCGGCCCGCGCGGCACGATGCTCTCGATATAGACCGCGATCGTGTCGCCCTTCTCGGCGCCGTTGACGTAGATCGGGCCGTTTTGCGGGTTCAGGAACGGGAAGTTCAGGATCTCGGTCGGCTTGTCGGTCTCCGACTTGATCGCGCCTTCGAACGCGTCGTGGGTCTCGGCGCTGACGACGGTGCCCGGATCGACGGTCAGGACCGGCTCGATCCCGGCGGTGTAGATGTAGGGATAGCTTCCCTGCTCTTCCTCGGTGATCGTGCGTTTCTCGAGGGTCTGACCTTTCGCCACGCCCTTGCGCGCCATGATGGATTCTTCAAACCAGCTCATAAGTTGCTCCTTTTACTTGCAAATTCCATGATTGTTCCGGGGAGATCAGACCGACAGGTATCGTCGGATCGTGTCGCGGTCCTGCAGCATCTCGCGGTCGAGCTCGGCGACGATCCGGCCCTTGTCCATGACGTAGCAGCGCTGCGCCATCGCCCGGATCATGTCGACATTCTGCTCCACGAAGACGACGGTCACGCCGGTCTCGCGGTTCAGCTCGACCATGATGCGCGCGATGTCCTGCACGATGTTCGGCTGGATCCCCTCGGACGGCTCGTCGAGCAGGATCATCGACGGATCGCCCATCAGCACGCGCCCGATGGCGAGCTGCTGCTGCTGACCGCCCGACATCGTTCCCGCGCGTTGATCGGCGCGCTCCTTGAGGATCGGGAAATAGCGGAAGATCTCGTCGACCTTGCCCGGTGTGGACTTGCCCGCGATGCTTTCGCCGACGAGCAGGTTTTCCAGCACGGTCATGCGCGGGAAGACGTCGCGGCCTTGCGGCACATAGCCGATGCCCTTGCGCGCCCGTTTATGCGCCGAGAGCAGGTCGATCGACGCGCCGTCGAGGTTGATCGAGCCCTTGTCGGTCGACAACAGCCCGATCAGCGTTTTCATCAGGGTCGATTTGCCGACCCCGTTGCGCCCGATCACGGCGACGATCTCGCCCTCGCGGACCTGAAAATCGACGCCTTGCAGCACCGGCTTGCCGCCGTAGCCCGCATTGAGTTCGATCACGTCGAGAAGGACTTCCTTACGCATCGACTTCTCCCAGATAGATGGCGGCGACACGTTCATCGGCGACGATCTCGTCGATGGTGCCCTGCGCGAAAATCTTGCCGAAATGGAGCACCGTGACCTGGTGGGCGATCTGGCGCACGAAGGCCATGTCGTGCTCCACCGCCAGCAGGGTCATGCCCTCGCGGTTGAGCTCCTGAAGCATCTCGCCGGTGGCGAAGGTCTCGTCGGGCGTCATCCCGGCGGTCGGCTCGTCCAGCAGCAGCAGGCGCGGTTTCAGCGCTACCGCCATGCCGATCTCCAGCCACTGTTTCTGCCCGTGGCTGAGATTGCCGGCGAGCTGCTTGCGATCCTGCGAGAGTTTGAGGAACTCCAGCAGCCGGTCGATCTCCTCTTGCAGGATCTCGGGCGCGACATGGTGCTGAAGCGCGATCGTCAGGTTCTGCTGGACGCTCAGCTCCTTGAAGATGCCGGGCACCTGGAACTTCACGCTGATCCCCTTGCGGATGCGCTCGAAGGGTTTCGCGCGGGTGATCTCCTCGCCGTCATAGAGGATCTCTCCGCTATCGGGCAGATGTTCGCCCAGGATCAGCTTGAAGAAGGTGCTCTTGCCCGCCCCGTTGGGGCCGATCAGGCAATGCATCTCTCCGGGCTGAAGCGCGAAATCGACATTGCCCGTGACGTGGAGCCCGCCGAAATGCTTGTTGAGCTGGCGTGTTTCGAGAATGGCCATCACCGCTCTCCTTCCAGTTTGGATTTCCGGCGCATGAAGGGCGAGAGCAGCGCGATGACGATGCCACGCGGGGCGATCAGGACGGTGATCACCAGCAGCGTTCCCATCACGATCAGCGCATATTGGCTGCCGTAGATCGTGAGCGACTGGAACACCATGAGCACCGCGAGCGTGCCGATGACCGTGGTGGTGAGGTCCGTGCGTCCGCCGACCGCGACCCAGACGATGGGCAGCGAGGCCGCCGTCATCCCCATCGAGGCAGGCGTGATGTAGTTGCCCCAGGAGGTGTAGAGCACACCCGAGAGGCCCGCGAGCGCGGAGCCGATCACGAAGGTCGCAAGCTGATACTTGCGCACGTCATAGCCCAGCATCTCGGCGCGCATCGGGTTCTCGCGGATCGCCACGATGACATTGCCGAAGCGCGAATTCACGAGGATGCGCAGGCCGAGATAGCAGACCAGCAGCAGCACCAGCGTGACGTAATAGAGGGTCACGTCCGGATAGAGCACGATATTGCCGCCCGGCCACGGGATCGTCAGCGAGGGCATCGCGCCCATGCCGTTGAAGCCGTTCAGACGCGCCTTGCCGATCGCCCATTCCGGCCCCGCCGTCTGCGCCATGAAGCGCTCGAGCACCAGCGTCACCGAGAGCGTCACGATGCCGAGGAACACGCCGCTGATGCGCCCGAAGAACAGGAAGTAGCCAAGGATCGCTGCGAAGAGTGCGCTCAGGCCAACCGCCAGCACGAGCGAGAGCAGCGTCAGGCCGTAGGCGTCGCCGAGGTTGATCGTCAGGACCCCGTAGGCGTAGCCCGCGACCCCGAAGAAGGCGGTCTGGCCGAAGCTGAGCGCCCCGCCATAGCCCCAGATCAGGCTGAGCCCCATCGCCATGAAGAGCCAGTTGAAGAAGTAGACGTTATTGCCGACGTCATAGCTGTCCGCGAAGAACGGATAGGCGCAGGCGGCCAGCAGGACGACGCTGAAGCCCGACCAGAATTTCGGTCCCTTGCCGAGGGTTTGCGGCCCCTCGATGAGCTTCAGAATGGAAGTGAAACGGGATGCGCTGCTCACGTCAGGCCCTTTCTTTCAGGATCTTGCCGCTGATGCCGCGCGGCAGGATGCGGATCACGATGATGACGGCGATGAGCATGCCGATCTGACCGGCAAGCTGGCCCTGCCAGGAGGTCAGCGACGCTTTGATGAAGCCAAGCACGACCGCGGCAGGCGCCGTCCCGAGGAAGATGTCTGCGCCGCCCACAACGACGGTCACGAAAGCCTCGACCATGAAGGCGGCCCCCATCGTCGGCACGAGCGTCATCGTCGGCGCGTAAAGCCCACCGGCAAGCCCCGCGAGCGCCGCGCCCAGACCGAAGGTCAGGCTGTAGATCAGGTTGGTGTTGACCCCGAGCGCCTCGGCCACATGCGGCACCTGGATCGTGGCGCGGGCAAGGATGCCGAAGCGCGTCTTGGTAAACATCAGCCACAGCGCGGCCAGCGTCGCGAGCGCCATTACCACGAGCACGATGCGGTAGATCGAATAGGAATAGTCGCCGACGGTGAAGCTGCCGAAGGGCGTGCCGCTGCCCGCCATCGTCGTGCCCAGCACGATCAGCGTGCCTTGGGTGACGATCATCGAGATCCCCCAGGTAGCCACGATCGTATCGAGGGGACGTTTGTAGAGCGGTCGGATCACCACGACCTCGACGATCATCCCGGCGATACCGGCGGCCAGAGAGCCCAGCGCGATCGCGATCGGAAGGGGCACGCCCATATGGGTGGCGCTCGTCGAGACATAGGCGCCGCAGAGGATGAACTCGCCATGCGCGAGGTTGATCACGCCCATCATGCCGAAGATCACCGCGAGGCCGCAGGCGCTGAGCACGAGGAAGGCGAACGCGTCTCCGAACTGGTAGAAGAAGCTGAAAAGAGAGTAGAGGAACTCCATAGACCGTCCCTTTCTTGGTGGCCGTCGTTCAGGGAAATCCGGGCAGGAAAATCCGGGAGGGGACGGATGCGGAGCCAAGGGGCCCCGCATCCGCGATGCGTCGGATTACTCCGTCGGCAGGTGCGACGGGGTGTACTGGTCGCTCGGATCGTTCTGGGTCAGATCGCAGCCGACATCGCCCAGCCAGTAGGGCTTGATGTCATCCCATTTCTTCGGGAACTCGATCGAGTGATCTTCCAGCACATGGGCCAGATAGATCGTGTGCGAGGTGTGCTGGCTCTTCGGATCGATGCACATCTCACCCTCGGGCGCGTCGTAGCACAGGTTGCCATCGGCGAGCGTGGCGCGCACATCTTCCAGAGCGGTGGAGCCGCCGGCTTTCTCGACCATCTCCTTGTAGAGATAGACCGCCGCGTAGGAGTTCTCGGCTTCCTGGTTGATGTAGGGCTCGTCGGGGAACATCGCGTGGAACTTCTCGACGAAGGCCTTGCTTTCCGGCGTGTCGATTTCCTCGACATAGTTCACCGTCGCATACATGTCCTTCAGGCTCGGGGGCGTGAAGCGCTTATGCTCGTAGCCCTGACCCACGTTCACCGAGGACGCCATCGGCAGGTCGACATTCGCCGAACCGGCCTGCTCGTAATAGGACGACTGCGCCGTGCCCACGAGCAGCGTCACCACGAAGTCGGGCTTGGCGGCCTGGATGTTCTGGATGGTCTGCGAGAACTGCGACACGCCGAGCGGGATGAACTCTTCGCCCACCATCTCGCCGCCATTGTCCTTGACGATGTTGCGCACCCATTCGGCCGAGATCTGGCCGAAGTTGTAGTCGGCGGCGATCGTGTAGACGTTCTTGCCGTACTTCTCCATCATGTAGGGGATCAGCGTCGAGAACTGCTGCTCCGGCACCGCGCCGGTGACGATCATGTTCGCGTCGCAGACGCCGCCTTCATACTGGTTGTTGTAGAAGGCCAGCCCGTCGAACTGGTTGACGATCGGACGGTAAGCTTCACGCGAGGCCGAGGAGAAGCCCGCGAAGACCACGTCCACCTTGTCGCGCTGCAGCACGCGGCGCATGAATTCCTGATAGCGCGTGTTGTCCGACTGGGTGTCGTAGGTCACCAGTTCGATCGGACGACCGGCGATGCCGCCCGCGTCGTTGATTTCCTTGGTGGCCAGCTGGATGCCATGCACCTTGCCGATGGTCGCGAGGGCGAAATCCCCCGACTGGTCTTCGAGCACACCGATCTTGATCGGCTCCGCATCCTGAGCCGCCACAGGGCCGGCAAAAGACAATAGGGTAGCGAGCACCGAAGCGGTGCTGATCAGTTTCCTGTTCATTTTCAACTCCTTGTTGAGGTTTTCCTGGGTGCCTTGCTGGGCTAGCGCGCCTGACACCTCTTTTTCGTTTCACCGCGATCGAGATCGCTGTCCGGGTTTGCCAGCATCAGGGACTCGCAGTGGTCCTCGACGCTGACGCGCGCGCGCATGCTGTCCTTTCGCAGAAGGTCATATGCGGCATCTTCGTTAAGCCCGCGCTGGCGCATGAGCGCAGCGACAGCCTTGATGACGTAAATCCGTTTGCGGCGGCGTTCGCCCATATCGTCGAGGCTCGCCTTGAGGCCGTCGATTTGCTCGAACGCGTTCACGCCCAGATAGAGAGCGGAATAGACGGCTCCGCTATGGATCGGTTTTTGCAGGAAGGACGCGGCCCCGAGTTGGAGCATCGCCTTGAGACGGCTCGGCGCTTCCGTGCCGACCAGCCCGACCGTCGGACACGGCGCATGCTGGGGCGACAGATTGTAACTCTCGGGCCATGCAGGCGGCAGGTTCAGGTCGCCGTCGATGATGACGAGGTCGGCCTCCGGGCTGAGATCTTCGGGCAGCTCGAAGTCCTGGCGCAGCGGGAGGGGACGGGTATCCGGCTCCAGCCCGAGCCTGCGCAGCGTGGCTTCGAGAATACCCAGCGAGCGGCCCTCGGTGGTGAAGATGACGGCCCTGCGGCCGCGGAAGTTTTGCGCGATCCGGGGTGTCTTCATTGAACCACCCTCACGTTCCTGCGCCGCTCCGCCGGCTCGAAGGCCGTCGTCGAGGACACGAGGTAAGGGTCGGCCGCGATGGGTTCGGGCGCTTCGAGCAGGATGTCGAACTCGAAATCCGCGCGCGACAAGCCAATGCGAGGCGTGAGCGAGGCATGGTAGGTTTCGGGGTCGATCGTGACCCGGCCCTGCGGTGCGTCGAAAACCTGACCCGCAGCCGCTTCGAGCACCGCCCCCACCGACGCGGTGCCCGCATCGGCGATGGATTTCGCGAGCATATGAATGGCGATATAGGCGGCTTCGGCTTCGGCGGAGACGACAGGCCCCTCGGGGAAGGCTTTGCCATAGGCCTCGACGAAGCGCGTGTTGCGCTCTCCCGCGAGGGACGAGAAATAGACGCTGGAGCTGATCTGCCCATCGGCCCCCACCGGCCCGATCGCGCGAAGCTCGGGCTCCGACAGGTTACAGCTTGCAATGGGGAAGCGCGTGGTCTGCTCGATCCCGCGCGCCTCGCAGGTCTCGCGGAAGGCCCGGAAGAACGCGTAAGAGGAGTCGCCGATCAGCGCGTTGAACACGAAATCGGGCTTGGTCTCGAGGATCTCCTCGATGATGGCGGCCATATCGGTCTCGCCGACCGGCAGATACCGCTCCGCCACCACTTCGCCGCGGCGCCGCTGCAGCTCTTCGCGCATCACCCGGTTGCTTTCCCAGCCCCAGATATAGTTCGAGCCGATGCAATAGGCGCGGCGGCCGAAGCGCGCGCAGAGGAAATCGATGAGCGGCGACATGTGATGGTTCGGCGCCGCACCGGTATAGATGACGTTGGTCGAGCTCTCGAAGCCTTCGTAATGCGTCGGATACCACAACAGCGCGTCATGCTTCTCGAAGAGCGGGATCACTTCCTTGCGGCTCGACGAGGTGTAGCAGCCGCAGATATGACGGATGCCGCGATCGAACATGCTCTGAACCGCCGGCGCGTATCTGTGCAGATCGCTCTCGGGGTCGATATGGATGGGATGGAAAGTGACCGCCGCGCTCGGGTCCGCATTGATCTCGTCGCAGGCAAGCTGCGCGCCGTTGAGCTGCGTATGCGCGACTCTACCGTATGCGCCGGTGGTCGAGAAAAGCAGGCCGATCTGTAGGTCGAGACGTGTCATTTTCGATCTTCCAACGACAAAAACCCCCAGAAGCAGAAACTGCTTTGGAGGCGGAATTGCCGACATATCTGAGGGTTCAACGCGCCATGACGAGCACATTTGCTCGGCGCTTACCTCACGCTAGGGAATCGTTCACGAACCTGTCAATAGGCTTGTGACTTCGCCGTGACCGCCCCCGTCTTGAGCCCACACATGCACGTTATTGAAGCTGTTCCCAAAGCGGACTGCCCGCAAATTGAGCGCAACCCGGATGCTCAGACAGGTCTCGCCTTCCCTGAAGCTGCGATGTCCGGAGAGTGAGCGATCATCCCCTGCGGACGGAGGCATCGCCGGCGTGCGACGGGGTCGTTCTTGGGCATGGAAGCGATGCTCTGGCGGAGGAGGTGGGATTCGAACCCACGGTAGGCTTTCACCTACGTCGGTTTTCAAGACCGGTGCATTAAACCACTCTGCCACTCCTCCGACCGGCTTCGCTTAGACCGCTTCACGCGATTCTGAAAGTCTTGCGCGCCGATTTCCGCGCGTGGGCGTTGGGGCAGCTTTTCACGGGCTCTGCAAATCGCTAGGATCGCGCGTAACGCATGGCGCAAGCGGTGCAGACGCGCAGGCAAGAGGCGGGCAAACCGCGCGAAGAGGGGCACAGGATGACTGAGCAGAAGAAGATGACGCGCAAGCGGGTGACGGGCTTTGCCCTGATGCTGGGCGCGGGGATCGCGCTGGCAGGCTGTCAGGAAAGCGGCGGCTCCCCGTTCGGGATGTTCAAGAAGAAACCTGCGGACGAGACCGCAAGCCCCGGCGACGCCGAGACCGTCACCGAAAACGGCCAGAAGATGATCGAGCGCGACGTCGAAGCGCCGCAGGTCTTCTCGGTCGATGAAAAGGGCCTGTGGGACGGGCGTCCCTCGCTGGGCGGCGTCTGGGTCGCACATCCGGACGTCAAAGACCCCGAGCGGGTGATCATCCGCAACCCGTCGAACGGCAAATTCGTCATCGGCGCGCTGTTCAAGCGCGAGACCGACAATCCCGGGCCGAAACTGCAGGTCAGCTCGGACGCGGCCGATGCGCTGGGGCTGCTGGCGGGCGCGCCGACCGAGCTCTCCGTCGTGGCGCTGCGCCGCGAGACGGTGCCGGTCAAGGAAGACAAGCCCGCGCCGCTCGTCGACAAGCCGGTGATCGCAGCCCCCGAAACGGTCGAGCAGAAGTCGCTCGACGAGGTGACCGCAACCGCCGAAGCGGGCATCGCGAAGGCGCAAGGCACGCCGAAACCCACGGCGAAACCGGTCAAGCCCGCAATCGGCGCGGCCCCTGCCCCGGCGCCCGCCCCCGCAGCCCCGGTGGCTTCGGCGGCTCCGCAGCCGAGCACGCCGAAAATGAGCACCGGCGCAGGCTATATCCAGATCGGCATCTTCTCCGTCGAGGCGAATGCGAAACGCGCCCAGAGCCAGATGGCCAAGGCGGGCGTGATCGCCGAGATCAGGAAGGAACAAAGCCATTCCAAGACCTTCTGGCGCGTGATCGCGGGCCCCGCGCCCACGAAATCCGACC contains:
- a CDS encoding urea ABC transporter substrate-binding protein, whose product is MNRKLISTASVLATLLSFAGPVAAQDAEPIKIGVLEDQSGDFALATIGKVHGIQLATKEINDAGGIAGRPIELVTYDTQSDNTRYQEFMRRVLQRDKVDVVFAGFSSASREAYRPIVNQFDGLAFYNNQYEGGVCDANMIVTGAVPEQQFSTLIPYMMEKYGKNVYTIAADYNFGQISAEWVRNIVKDNGGEMVGEEFIPLGVSQFSQTIQNIQAAKPDFVVTLLVGTAQSSYYEQAGSANVDLPMASSVNVGQGYEHKRFTPPSLKDMYATVNYVEEIDTPESKAFVEKFHAMFPDEPYINQEAENSYAAVYLYKEMVEKAGGSTALEDVRATLADGNLCYDAPEGEMCIDPKSQHTSHTIYLAHVLEDHSIEFPKKWDDIKPYWLGDVGCDLTQNDPSDQYTPSHLPTE
- a CDS encoding SPOR domain-containing protein is translated as MTEQKKMTRKRVTGFALMLGAGIALAGCQESGGSPFGMFKKKPADETASPGDAETVTENGQKMIERDVEAPQVFSVDEKGLWDGRPSLGGVWVAHPDVKDPERVIIRNPSNGKFVIGALFKRETDNPGPKLQVSSDAADALGLLAGAPTELSVVALRRETVPVKEDKPAPLVDKPVIAAPETVEQKSLDEVTATAEAGIAKAQGTPKPTAKPVKPAIGAAPAPAPAPAAPVASAAPQPSTPKMSTGAGYIQIGIFSVEANAKRAQSQMAKAGVIAEIRKEQSHSKTFWRVIAGPAPTKSDLDALKTKIHGLGYPDAYPVSK
- a CDS encoding branched-chain amino acid ABC transporter permease; protein product: MEFLYSLFSFFYQFGDAFAFLVLSACGLAVIFGMMGVINLAHGEFILCGAYVSTSATHMGVPLPIAIALGSLAAGIAGMIVEVVVIRPLYKRPLDTIVATWGISMIVTQGTLIVLGTTMAGSGTPFGSFTVGDYSYSIYRIVLVVMALATLAALWLMFTKTRFGILARATIQVPHVAEALGVNTNLIYSLTFGLGAALAGLAGGLYAPTMTLVPTMGAAFMVEAFVTVVVGGADIFLGTAPAAVVLGFIKASLTSWQGQLAGQIGMLIAVIIVIRILPRGISGKILKERA
- a CDS encoding ABC transporter ATP-binding protein; its protein translation is MRKEVLLDVIELNAGYGGKPVLQGVDFQVREGEIVAVIGRNGVGKSTLMKTLIGLLSTDKGSINLDGASIDLLSAHKRARKGIGYVPQGRDVFPRMTVLENLLVGESIAGKSTPGKVDEIFRYFPILKERADQRAGTMSGGQQQQLAIGRVLMGDPSMILLDEPSEGIQPNIVQDIARIMVELNRETGVTVVFVEQNVDMIRAMAQRCYVMDKGRIVAELDREMLQDRDTIRRYLSV
- a CDS encoding ABC transporter permease, with the protein product MSSASRFTSILKLIEGPQTLGKGPKFWSGFSVVLLAACAYPFFADSYDVGNNVYFFNWLFMAMGLSLIWGYGGALSFGQTAFFGVAGYAYGVLTINLGDAYGLTLLSLVLAVGLSALFAAILGYFLFFGRISGVFLGIVTLSVTLVLERFMAQTAGPEWAIGKARLNGFNGMGAMPSLTIPWPGGNIVLYPDVTLYYVTLVLLLVCYLGLRILVNSRFGNVIVAIRENPMRAEMLGYDVRKYQLATFVIGSALAGLSGVLYTSWGNYITPASMGMTAASLPIVWVAVGGRTDLTTTVIGTLAVLMVFQSLTIYGSQYALIVMGTLLVITVLIAPRGIVIALLSPFMRRKSKLEGER
- a CDS encoding ABC transporter ATP-binding protein yields the protein MAILETRQLNKHFGGLHVTGNVDFALQPGEMHCLIGPNGAGKSTFFKLILGEHLPDSGEILYDGEEITRAKPFERIRKGISVKFQVPGIFKELSVQQNLTIALQHHVAPEILQEEIDRLLEFLKLSQDRKQLAGNLSHGQKQWLEIGMAVALKPRLLLLDEPTAGMTPDETFATGEMLQELNREGMTLLAVEHDMAFVRQIAHQVTVLHFGKIFAQGTIDEIVADERVAAIYLGEVDA
- a CDS encoding ANTAR domain-containing response regulator codes for the protein MKTPRIAQNFRGRRAVIFTTEGRSLGILEATLRRLGLEPDTRPLPLRQDFELPEDLSPEADLVIIDGDLNLPPAWPESYNLSPQHAPCPTVGLVGTEAPSRLKAMLQLGAASFLQKPIHSGAVYSALYLGVNAFEQIDGLKASLDDMGERRRKRIYVIKAVAALMRQRGLNEDAAYDLLRKDSMRARVSVEDHCESLMLANPDSDLDRGETKKRCQAR
- a CDS encoding transporter substrate-binding domain-containing protein, coding for MTRLDLQIGLLFSTTGAYGRVAHTQLNGAQLACDEINADPSAAVTFHPIHIDPESDLHRYAPAVQSMFDRGIRHICGCYTSSSRKEVIPLFEKHDALLWYPTHYEGFESSTNVIYTGAAPNHHMSPLIDFLCARFGRRAYCIGSNYIWGWESNRVMREELQRRRGEVVAERYLPVGETDMAAIIEEILETKPDFVFNALIGDSSYAFFRAFRETCEARGIEQTTRFPIASCNLSEPELRAIGPVGADGQISSSVYFSSLAGERNTRFVEAYGKAFPEGPVVSAEAEAAYIAIHMLAKSIADAGTASVGAVLEAAAGQVFDAPQGRVTIDPETYHASLTPRIGLSRADFEFDILLEAPEPIAADPYLVSSTTAFEPAERRRNVRVVQ